A section of the Echeneis naucrates chromosome 12, fEcheNa1.1, whole genome shotgun sequence genome encodes:
- the fech gene encoding ferrochelatase, mitochondrial isoform X1 yields the protein MAALGNAGRLIQFARSSVSLSVRRHSTAAAVAQTATPEPQENRKPKTGILMLNMGGPEKLADVHDFLLRLFMDTDLMKLPVQNKLGPFIAKRRTPKIQEQYSKIGGGSPIKHWTSMQGEGMVKLLDKMSPETAPHKFYIGFRYVNPLTEEAIEEMEKDGVERAVAFTQYPQYSCSTTGSSLNAIYRYYSNRGDRPKMRWSVIDRWPTHPLLVECFAEHISNELLKFPEAKRDDVVILFSAHSLPLSVVNRGDPYPQEVGATVQRVMERLGHCNPYRLVWQSRVGPMAWLGPQTDEVIKGLCERGKKNILLVPIAFTSDHIETLHELDIEYGQVLGEECGVENIRRAESLNGNPLFMKALADLVQSHLKSNEPCSRQLTLRCPLCTNPTCGETKAFFANQKLS from the exons ATGGCAGCACTGGGCAACGCCGGTCGCCTGATCCAAT TTGCTAGGAGCAGTGTCAGTCTGAGTGTGAGGAGAcactccactgctgctgcagtagcGCAGACTGCGACTCCAGAACCACAGGAgaacag GAAACCCAAGACAGGCATCTTGATGCTTAACATGGGAGGACCAGAGAAATTAGCAGATGTTCATGACTTCCTGCTGCGGCTCTTCATGGACACAGACCTGATGAAACTGCCAGTGCAGAA TAAGCTCGGCCCGTTCATTGCTAAGCGCCGCACACCTAAAATCCAGGAGCAGTACAGTAAGATCGGCGGAGGCTCACCCATCAAACACTGGACTTCCATGCAGGGAGAAGGCATGGTGAAGCTACTGGACAAGATGAGTCCCGAGACAG CTCCTCACAAATTCTACATTGGCTTCCGCTATGTTAACCCACTGACAGAGGAGGCCAttgaggagatggagaaagatggAGTGGAGAGAGCGGTGGCCTTCACACAGTATCCTCAGTACAGCTGCTCCACTACag GCAGCAGTCTCAATGCCATCTACCGTTACTATAGCAACAGAGGTGACAGGCCCAAAATGCGCTGGAGTGTCATTGACCGTTGGCCCACACACCCACTGCTAGTGGAG tGTTTTGCAGAACACATCAGCAATGAGCTGCTGAAATTTCCAGAGGCAAAGAGAGACGATGTTGTTATTCTGTTCTCAGCAcattccctccctctttct GTCGTAAACAGAGGTGACCCATATCCTCAGGAAGTGGGAGCCACAGTTCAAAGAGTCATGGAGAGGCTGGGACACTGTAACCCCTACAGACTAGTGTGGCAGTCCAGA GTTGGCCCCATGGCGTGGCTAGGCCCTCAGACGGATGAGGTGATCAAAGGACTGTGTGAACGAGGGAAGAAGAACATCTTGCTGGTACCCATCGCCTTCACCTCTGATCACATAGAGACTTTACATGAACTGGACATTGAGTATGGGCAGGTGCTTGGGGAGGAG tgTGGTGTGGAGAACATCAGGAGAGCAGAGTCACTCAATGGGAATCCGCTCTTTATGAAG GCTCTGGCAGACCTGGTTCAGTCTCACCTGAAGTCCAACGAGCCATGTTCCCGGCAGCTGACCCTGCGCTGTCCGCTGTGCACCAACCCCACCTGTGGCGAGACCAAGGCCTTCTTTGCCAACCAGAAACTCTCATAG
- the fech gene encoding ferrochelatase, mitochondrial isoform X2 translates to MLNMGGPEKLADVHDFLLRLFMDTDLMKLPVQNKLGPFIAKRRTPKIQEQYSKIGGGSPIKHWTSMQGEGMVKLLDKMSPETAPHKFYIGFRYVNPLTEEAIEEMEKDGVERAVAFTQYPQYSCSTTGSSLNAIYRYYSNRGDRPKMRWSVIDRWPTHPLLVECFAEHISNELLKFPEAKRDDVVILFSAHSLPLSVVNRGDPYPQEVGATVQRVMERLGHCNPYRLVWQSRVGPMAWLGPQTDEVIKGLCERGKKNILLVPIAFTSDHIETLHELDIEYGQVLGEECGVENIRRAESLNGNPLFMKALADLVQSHLKSNEPCSRQLTLRCPLCTNPTCGETKAFFANQKLS, encoded by the exons ATGCTTAACATGGGAGGACCAGAGAAATTAGCAGATGTTCATGACTTCCTGCTGCGGCTCTTCATGGACACAGACCTGATGAAACTGCCAGTGCAGAA TAAGCTCGGCCCGTTCATTGCTAAGCGCCGCACACCTAAAATCCAGGAGCAGTACAGTAAGATCGGCGGAGGCTCACCCATCAAACACTGGACTTCCATGCAGGGAGAAGGCATGGTGAAGCTACTGGACAAGATGAGTCCCGAGACAG CTCCTCACAAATTCTACATTGGCTTCCGCTATGTTAACCCACTGACAGAGGAGGCCAttgaggagatggagaaagatggAGTGGAGAGAGCGGTGGCCTTCACACAGTATCCTCAGTACAGCTGCTCCACTACag GCAGCAGTCTCAATGCCATCTACCGTTACTATAGCAACAGAGGTGACAGGCCCAAAATGCGCTGGAGTGTCATTGACCGTTGGCCCACACACCCACTGCTAGTGGAG tGTTTTGCAGAACACATCAGCAATGAGCTGCTGAAATTTCCAGAGGCAAAGAGAGACGATGTTGTTATTCTGTTCTCAGCAcattccctccctctttct GTCGTAAACAGAGGTGACCCATATCCTCAGGAAGTGGGAGCCACAGTTCAAAGAGTCATGGAGAGGCTGGGACACTGTAACCCCTACAGACTAGTGTGGCAGTCCAGA GTTGGCCCCATGGCGTGGCTAGGCCCTCAGACGGATGAGGTGATCAAAGGACTGTGTGAACGAGGGAAGAAGAACATCTTGCTGGTACCCATCGCCTTCACCTCTGATCACATAGAGACTTTACATGAACTGGACATTGAGTATGGGCAGGTGCTTGGGGAGGAG tgTGGTGTGGAGAACATCAGGAGAGCAGAGTCACTCAATGGGAATCCGCTCTTTATGAAG GCTCTGGCAGACCTGGTTCAGTCTCACCTGAAGTCCAACGAGCCATGTTCCCGGCAGCTGACCCTGCGCTGTCCGCTGTGCACCAACCCCACCTGTGGCGAGACCAAGGCCTTCTTTGCCAACCAGAAACTCTCATAG
- the nars1 gene encoding asparagine--tRNA ligase, cytoplasmic isoform X2, whose protein sequence is MAAEITKVELYVSDKCGSDQDGDGTEQKPFKTPLKALMFAGKEPFPTIYVESQKEGERWAVISKTQMKNAKKAFNREQIKSDAKGKKEAEDTERREKNLEEAKRIIIEKDLSLPEPEMVKIGHLESKRGQRVKVFGWVHRLRRQGKNLMFIVLRDGTGFLQCVLSDKLCQCYNGLLLSTESTVALYGTVTQVPEGKQAPGGHELHCDFWELIGLAPAGGADNLLNEESDVDVQLNNRHMLIRGENISKVLRVRSTVTQCFRDHFFNNGYYEITPPTLVQTQVEGGSTLFNLNYFGEQAYLTQSSQLYLETCIPALGDTFCIAQSYRAEQSRTRRHLSEYTHIEAECPFISFEDLLNRLEDLVCDVVDRVLKSPAAQLLYDINPNFKPPKRPFKRMNYTEAIEWLREHDIKKDDGTYYEFGEDIPEAPERLMTDAINETILLCRFPAEIKSFYMQRCPEDKRLTESVDVLMPNVGEIVGGSMRIWDADELLEGYKKEGIDPTPYYWYTDQRKYGSCPHGGYGLGLERFLTWLLNRHHIRDVCLYPRFIQRCRP, encoded by the exons ATGGCGGCAGAGATAACGAAAG ttGAGTTGTACGTGTCAGACAAATGTGGCAGTGACCAGGATGGAGATGGCACAGAGCAGAAACCCTTCAAAACTCCTCTCAAG GCACTGATGTTTGCTGGGAAGGAGCCATTCCCGACCATCTATGTAGAAtcacagaaagaaggagag cGTTGGGCAGTAATCTCAAAGACACAGATGAAGAATGCAAAGAAAGCCTTCAACCgagagcagataaagagtgatgctaaaggaaagaaggag GCAGAGGATactgagagaagagagaaaaacctGGAAGAAGCCAAAAGGATCATCATTGAGAAAGACCTGAGCCTTCCTGAGCCTGAGATG GTTAAAATTGGTCATTTGGAGTCAAAGAGGGGTCAAAGAGTCAAAGTGTTCGGCTGGGTTCATCGCCTCAGGAGACAGG GGAAGAACCTGATGTTCATTGTGCTCAGAGATGGAACAGGTTTCCTGCAGTGTGTCCTGTCTGATAAACTG TGCCAGTGCTACAATGGCTTGCTGTTGTCCACAGAGAGTACAGTGGCTCTGTATGGGACTGTCACTCAGGTTCCTGAGGGGAAACAG GCGCCTGGAGGCCACGAGCTGCACTGTGATTTCTGGGAGCTGATTGGCCTAGCTCCAGCAGGAGGGGCTGACAACTTGCTGAATGAGGAGTCTGATGTGGACGTCCAGCTTAACAACCGGCACATGTTGATCAGAGGAGAGAACATCTCCAAAGTCCTCAGAGTCCGATCCACCGTGACACAGTGCTTCAGGGACCATTTCTTCAACAATGGATACTATGAG ATCACTCCCCCGACTCTGGTGCAGACTCAGGTGGAGGGCGGCTCCACGCTCTTTAACCTTAACTACTTTGGTGAGCAGGCATACCTGACACAGTCTTCCCAGCTCTACCTGGAGACCTGCATACCTGCCCTGGGTGACACCTTCTGCATCGCTCAGTCGTACCGGGCCGAGCAGTCTCGCACCCGGAGGCACCTGTCTGA GTACACTCACATCGAAGCGGAGTGTCCCTTCATATCGTTTGAGGATCTGCTGAACAGGCTAGAGGACCTGGTGTGTGATGTGGTGGACCGAGTGCTCAAATCCCCTGCCGCACAATTGCTCTACGACATCAACCCG aacTTCAAACCCCCCAAGAGGCCATTCAAGAGGATGAACTACACTGAAGCCATTGAGTGGCTCAGAGAGCATGACATCAAGAAGGACGATGGAACTTACTACGAGTTTGGAGAG GACATTCCTGAGGCTCCAGAGAGGCTGATGACAGACGCCATCAACGAGACTATCTTGCTATGTCGTTTTCCAGCTGAAATCAAATCCTTCTACATGCAGCGCTGTCCAGAGGACAAACGCCTCACTGAGTCG GTCGATGTGTTGATGCCGAATGTTGGTGAGATTGTTGGAGGCTCCATGCGTATCTGGGATGCTGACGAGCTGCTGGAGGGATATAAGAAGGAGGGAATAGATCCCACCCCTTACTACTGGTACACTGACcag aggaaGTATGGCTCATGTCCTCATGGTGGTTATGGACTGGGTCTGGAGCGGTTCCTCACTTGGCTGCTGAACAGACATCACATCAGAGATGTCTGTCTGTACCCACGATTCATCCAGCGCTGCCGACCCTGA
- the nars1 gene encoding asparagine--tRNA ligase, cytoplasmic isoform X1: MAAEITKGVEQVSVVELYVSDKCGSDQDGDGTEQKPFKTPLKALMFAGKEPFPTIYVESQKEGERWAVISKTQMKNAKKAFNREQIKSDAKGKKEAEDTERREKNLEEAKRIIIEKDLSLPEPEMVKIGHLESKRGQRVKVFGWVHRLRRQGKNLMFIVLRDGTGFLQCVLSDKLCQCYNGLLLSTESTVALYGTVTQVPEGKQAPGGHELHCDFWELIGLAPAGGADNLLNEESDVDVQLNNRHMLIRGENISKVLRVRSTVTQCFRDHFFNNGYYEITPPTLVQTQVEGGSTLFNLNYFGEQAYLTQSSQLYLETCIPALGDTFCIAQSYRAEQSRTRRHLSEYTHIEAECPFISFEDLLNRLEDLVCDVVDRVLKSPAAQLLYDINPNFKPPKRPFKRMNYTEAIEWLREHDIKKDDGTYYEFGEDIPEAPERLMTDAINETILLCRFPAEIKSFYMQRCPEDKRLTESVDVLMPNVGEIVGGSMRIWDADELLEGYKKEGIDPTPYYWYTDQRKYGSCPHGGYGLGLERFLTWLLNRHHIRDVCLYPRFIQRCRP, translated from the exons ATGGCGGCAGAGATAACGAAAGGTGTGGAGCAAGTTTCAGTGG ttGAGTTGTACGTGTCAGACAAATGTGGCAGTGACCAGGATGGAGATGGCACAGAGCAGAAACCCTTCAAAACTCCTCTCAAG GCACTGATGTTTGCTGGGAAGGAGCCATTCCCGACCATCTATGTAGAAtcacagaaagaaggagag cGTTGGGCAGTAATCTCAAAGACACAGATGAAGAATGCAAAGAAAGCCTTCAACCgagagcagataaagagtgatgctaaaggaaagaaggag GCAGAGGATactgagagaagagagaaaaacctGGAAGAAGCCAAAAGGATCATCATTGAGAAAGACCTGAGCCTTCCTGAGCCTGAGATG GTTAAAATTGGTCATTTGGAGTCAAAGAGGGGTCAAAGAGTCAAAGTGTTCGGCTGGGTTCATCGCCTCAGGAGACAGG GGAAGAACCTGATGTTCATTGTGCTCAGAGATGGAACAGGTTTCCTGCAGTGTGTCCTGTCTGATAAACTG TGCCAGTGCTACAATGGCTTGCTGTTGTCCACAGAGAGTACAGTGGCTCTGTATGGGACTGTCACTCAGGTTCCTGAGGGGAAACAG GCGCCTGGAGGCCACGAGCTGCACTGTGATTTCTGGGAGCTGATTGGCCTAGCTCCAGCAGGAGGGGCTGACAACTTGCTGAATGAGGAGTCTGATGTGGACGTCCAGCTTAACAACCGGCACATGTTGATCAGAGGAGAGAACATCTCCAAAGTCCTCAGAGTCCGATCCACCGTGACACAGTGCTTCAGGGACCATTTCTTCAACAATGGATACTATGAG ATCACTCCCCCGACTCTGGTGCAGACTCAGGTGGAGGGCGGCTCCACGCTCTTTAACCTTAACTACTTTGGTGAGCAGGCATACCTGACACAGTCTTCCCAGCTCTACCTGGAGACCTGCATACCTGCCCTGGGTGACACCTTCTGCATCGCTCAGTCGTACCGGGCCGAGCAGTCTCGCACCCGGAGGCACCTGTCTGA GTACACTCACATCGAAGCGGAGTGTCCCTTCATATCGTTTGAGGATCTGCTGAACAGGCTAGAGGACCTGGTGTGTGATGTGGTGGACCGAGTGCTCAAATCCCCTGCCGCACAATTGCTCTACGACATCAACCCG aacTTCAAACCCCCCAAGAGGCCATTCAAGAGGATGAACTACACTGAAGCCATTGAGTGGCTCAGAGAGCATGACATCAAGAAGGACGATGGAACTTACTACGAGTTTGGAGAG GACATTCCTGAGGCTCCAGAGAGGCTGATGACAGACGCCATCAACGAGACTATCTTGCTATGTCGTTTTCCAGCTGAAATCAAATCCTTCTACATGCAGCGCTGTCCAGAGGACAAACGCCTCACTGAGTCG GTCGATGTGTTGATGCCGAATGTTGGTGAGATTGTTGGAGGCTCCATGCGTATCTGGGATGCTGACGAGCTGCTGGAGGGATATAAGAAGGAGGGAATAGATCCCACCCCTTACTACTGGTACACTGACcag aggaaGTATGGCTCATGTCCTCATGGTGGTTATGGACTGGGTCTGGAGCGGTTCCTCACTTGGCTGCTGAACAGACATCACATCAGAGATGTCTGTCTGTACCCACGATTCATCCAGCGCTGCCGACCCTGA